The DNA region TAAATACGTCGTAAGTAGAGTTAATGATCTGAGTTTTTACCAAGAAGTGCGAATCATTAACTTGGATCAGCATATTACGTGTgtgatttaaaattttgacacACTTATTAAAAATAGTATTTAATAACATTAACTTCTTAATTGAATAACATTAACTTCTTAattgtataattattttgttattatttattGAAACAAGGATagataaaacaaaaataagttGCTCTGTTAAAAGCATCACTTATTGTGAACATAGTTTAAAATGAAGACATTCTATCTTAATTTAGCTTAATGGGAGTAGATCAACATAATCATTAGCCAGATATTTCCAAACTATATAACAATGAAAGACTGATAGTTAACTTTTGAACGGTTTGGTCTACAAGTTTAACTGGTCAAAAAATTTTAATAGAATTTGATTATAATAACtgaatttaattttcttaatctAAATCACAATTTTGATACATTATCATAAATCTCccttatttctcttttattgCAAATTGTGTAGGACTAGAGGCAGTAAAAAGGCATCAAAAACTAATATGAGGTagtcaattaaaaaaatgaaaagttattTTAGTGACGTAATCACATGTAAGCAATAGTAACAGTAACACCCCTATTAAATCACATCTGTTGACTGTAATCTTCCAACTTCCTATAGCTCTATAGCCAGTAGGCTATATATATTTTGCATCCTGGCCCTACTTTCTCCAGAACTTCTTCCCTCTTTGATATCATGCGTCGAACTATTTCCAATAGAAATTTGTTTTCGCTGTCCGCTGCCACAAACAGCGGTAGCATGAGCTCATCATCTGCCGCAGCTAGTGGCAGCATGAGCTCATCTGCTGTCACAACGGCGGGCATCATGAGCTCATCATCTGCCACCGCGGCTGGTGGGACCACCAGTCGCGAAACACAACCTCCTagtgagaccaacaacaacgTCGTGAATGGTCATACGAGTGCGGTGAAGTTAATAAAGGAAAATGCTGTAGTAGTTGTAGCCACGCGTGGGTGCTATATGTGCCTTGTGGTGAAGAATTTGTTGCAAGATTTGGGTGTTAATACCACCGTTTTTGAGGTTGATGAGGCAGATAAAGCTGCCGTGTTGGAGGAGCTGTCCGAGATTAAGGGCGGCGAAGACAGCAACAATGACGATCCGGCAGAGTTGCCGGCAGTGTTTGTAGGAGGAAAGTTGTTAGGAGGGGTAGCCAAAGTGATGAATACTCATATCTCGGGTGGATTACTTCCCATGCTTAGGGAAGCTGGAGCCTTATGGCTTTGATTTAATTACTCATTCTAATGAGTTTTCGGTTAGAAAAGAAATTgcatgaattaatgttgtttggAATTTCATAAGGTATAGAAAAAACATGCTATTTTGAATATAATCAGAATGGTTGCTAGCTATCTAGCTAGATCTTTGACAAAGTTAGGGATATGTTTTCATAGTATTACTGTTCCCCATTTACTATCTAGGACTTTGTTTAATTTGTTTCATGTTATGCAAAATGGATCAAAGAAATGATTTAGAGAAATATTTGTCTTtctgttttaatttgttaattttattttcctttgaagtccgttaaaaaaaaagtctcattCCCTTTTTGACAAATCTGAACTTTCCACATTTCAATGTTCAAAACCACGAGATTAAAGGTCATTTTCGTATATTCtatatatctttaatttaagatcccaaaatttaaaattcttctttactttcttaaactcagtatcaaatcaaaaccaaacaaacaaattgaaaaggAGAAAGTATTTGTTGGTGGAACTAATCGAGGGGATTGAgaagggttttggtggaaagacTGTTTAATTtgtctgtttggccaagctttatccaaaatctatttattttgattttttgtagattttttttttttgggagagtaggcgtttgtgtttggctaatgaTTTACAAAAGCATTTTGTCAATATTAAAACAGTGATTTGTGTTTGGTTAAGGttccaaaagtgctttttagCTTCTAAAAAACAGCTACTGCTACTCAGAAGCATTTATCATGTTCTTAACAACTTGatcgacaacaacaacaacatacccaatttcataccacaagtggggtctgagaAAGATAGTGTGTATGCAACTTTACTCCTACCTTTGTGAatgtagagaggttgttttctATAGAATCTCAGCTCAAGTTTAAGTACCTcaactttctaaaataaacacttttaagaaaagtataattaattcttGGCCAAACATGCTGCATAATTATAAATGAcggtgaaaaataaaagaaattaaaaaaaaaaaaaaattaagagaaaaacaaaatgaCACATGTAGATATGTAGATATTTTCGTTAAAGGCGTATCAGgattttaatatataattatatgatGGATTCAACTATTAAATTTTTTAGATTTGAACTATTTATAGGTATGAAATTATCGaatcaaaatataatatttgttgtaatttttgtaattttcccACATATATGTTCACGTCtcatgtgaattttttttaattagattTGACTGAACATGTAGCTAATAAGCTTACATATACTACTGACTTTCGTTTAGTTTGAATTACGCCAACTTcggtttttcatattttagaatCACATCCCTAAAATTATAGTAATTTCATTGGATAACTACCTTAAAATgttgaaattaattttatatcaacattaaaATGGTGATGcaacatatttttaaatttaaccaaaaatcatccaaagaattaataaaaatatgcaatttaaaattgTTCaggtaaaaaatcaaaaatcattctttaatttgttcacactgtactttttatttatttagctCATTTTTGCTTTCAGTACATAAGAGCCAAATATTAAGGTGAATAACCAAAatcattaaaaaatattttaaccaGAGATAATTTCACCTAGTTTTTATTATGAATATCAACTGTCCTATTGGAAAAACAAGTTTGATAGTTTCGTACAATTGgttaaatataattataatatctTAAACTCCGTAAGAAAAACCAACTACGTACTGATCATAAAATGCCTCTAGAAATACGTAAATGTGGGAAGTTGTTAGTGTTAATTAAATAGTTGACTGTCAATGATTAGTTACAAAGAACCAATGACACTTCACATGATGATTTAATTGATCGTTATCCAAATTAACTATATTAGAAAAAGTGACTGTACTATATACTACTCTCTATTTTATGCATTTGTCGTACTAAAAGCTCACGATAATCGTGGAACAAGAATAAATTTGGGATAGAAAAGAACAGGGTGGATGATATAATGGATGATGAAACCACTAAAAATATtctcaaataaatattcacATGTTACAATTAAAACTAAAATGAGAAAATCAATATTTTGCAAgatctttaatttcttattctttattttctcagcataaactaaaataaatatcCTTAAGTCTTGGACTGGTCATAAAATGCCTCAAgaagttgttagtattaattaaaTAGTTGACTGTCAACGGTCAGTTACAAAGCACTAATGATACTTCATATGATGATTTAATTGATCATTATTCAATCTAAATATATTAGAAAGGTTAAGTGTACTACTATTTTACGCATTTGTCGGACTAAAAGCTCACGATAATtatggaacaagaaaaaaaaaatattgggaCAGAAAAGAACAGGGTAGATGATATATAATGGATGACAAAACCACTAAAAATATTCACACATTACAATTAAAACtacaaataagaaaaaaagttttgtatgatcttttaa from Lycium ferocissimum isolate CSIRO_LF1 chromosome 2, AGI_CSIRO_Lferr_CH_V1, whole genome shotgun sequence includes:
- the LOC132048198 gene encoding glutaredoxin-C9-like, with product MRRTISNRNLFSLSAATNSGSMSSSSAAASGSMSSSAVTTAGIMSSSSATAAGGTTSRETQPPSETNNNVVNGHTSAVKLIKENAVVVVATRGCYMCLVVKNLLQDLGVNTTVFEVDEADKAAVLEELSEIKGGEDSNNDDPAELPAVFVGGKLLGGVAKVMNTHISGGLLPMLREAGALWL